A region of Periplaneta americana isolate PAMFEO1 chromosome 16, P.americana_PAMFEO1_priV1, whole genome shotgun sequence DNA encodes the following proteins:
- the LOC138691624 gene encoding zinc finger protein 135-like isoform X2: MYFQEELYHLDTVKDELKVEVTAEENEILTDSSLDTEGSRVPDVNRNTKNGLSRSDGRTDEGPFKCKFCGKLFQTLQIQRMHLRNHHNAERRFECHICVKSYLRLKHLKSHIRTHTEEKPFKCSECGKCFIHSSALSVHSRTHSGEKPFKCHVCGKCFMQMGHLTVHARLHSGERPFKCDSCGKSFVRSGHLKLHVRTHSGEKPFECNACEKSFSQSSALTLHQRTHTGEKPFVCDVCGKCFLESRGLSKHLRIHSGARPFECSVCGKSYMNSTSLSLHERTHTGEKPFKCEVCGKCFIQKGHLSVHARVHSGEKPFKCDCCGKCFLRAGHRTLHARIHSGEKPFKCNDCGKCFAQSGALKMHLRTHTREKPFKCEVCGKCFVQSNGLLKHVRTHSENPLKCTVCGKIFSRKAKFDDHVRMHAG, translated from the exons GAAGAGTTATATCACCTGGACACAGTAAAGGACGAGCTGAAAGTGGAAGTTACGGCAGAGGAGAATGAGATTTTGACCGatag CTCTTTGGACACTGAGGGAAGTAGAGTGCCAGACGTGAACCGCAACACTAAAAATGGTCTCTCACGGTCAGACGGTCGCACAGACGAAGGTCCGTTTAAGTGTAAATTTTGTGGCAAGTTGTTCCAGACTCTGCAAATCCAGAGAATGCATTTGCGCAACCACCACAACGCGGAGAGGAGATTTGAATGTCATATCTGTGTGAAGAGTTATTTACGATTGAAACATCTCAAATCACATATCCGAACGCACACAGAggagaagccattcaaatgcagTGAATGTGGGAAATGCTTTATACACTCCAGTGCTTTGTCTGTGCATTCGCGAACACATtccggcgagaagccattcaaatgccacgtttgtggaaaatgtttcatGCAAATGGGTCATCTCACAGTGCACGCACGTTTGCATTCCGGGGAGAGGCCATTTAAATGCGATTCATGTGGGAAAAGTTTTGTACGTTCGGGTCATCTCAAATTGCATGTCCGAACTCATTCCGGCGAGAAGCCATTTGAATGCAATGCTTGTGAGAAAAGCTTTTCACAGTCTAGTGCTCTCACATTGCATCAACGTACACATACTGGGGAGAAGCCATTTGTGTGTGATGTTTGTGGGAAATGTTTTTTAGAGTCACGTGGTCTAAGCAAGCATTTACGCATACATTCTGGTGCGAGGCCATTCGAATGCAGTGTTTGTGGGAAATCTTACATGAATTCTACTTCCTTATCACTGCATGAACGAACTCATactggcgagaagccattcaaatgcgaggtttgtggaaagtgtttcataCAGAAAGGTCATCTCTCTGTGCACGCACGTGTTCACTCAGgtgagaagccattcaaatgtgattGTTGCGGGAAATGTTTTCTACGTGCCGGGCATCGCACATTGCATGCCCGAATACATTCTGGCGAGAAGCCATTTAAGTGCAATGATTGTGGGAAGTGTTTTGCACAGTCAGGTGCTCTGAAAATGCATTTACGTACACATACtcgcgagaagccattcaaatgtgaaGTTTGTGGGAAATGTTTTGTGCAGTCTAATGGTCTTCTCAAGCATGTACGTACACATAGTGAGAATCCATTGAAATGTACTGTTTGTGGGAAGATATTTTCAAGAAAAGCAAAATTTGATGATCATGTACGTATGCACGCAGGCTAG